The genomic DNA CCGGGCGGAGCGGTCCGCGGTCCGGAGGGTGCGGGGACGGCCCGGAGGGGGACCGGGACGGTTCTTCGCGGCCGGAAGCCGGTCAGGGCGGCGGCCCGGACGCGGGCGACCCCGGGGGGACGGCCCCGGACACCGGCGGCCCCGCAGGCGGGGCCTCGGGCACCGGCGCGGGGCGGCCGCCCCGCGGGGCGCCGAGGAAGCCGGACGGCGCCGGGGCCGCCGCCGTGCGCCGCGGGTACGCGGGCGTGGTGGTGCCCCGGGCGGGCCCGAGCCGGTCGCCGGCCGGCCCCGGCTGCGGCGGGAGTCCGTCCCTCGGGCCGTTCACGGCCGTCCCGCGGCGTCGACGGGCAGCTCCGACAGGCGCCACTCCAGCATGCCGTCGCTGAGGCGGATCGCCCGCCGCCCCCGGTCGGCGAGCAGCCGTACGGCGTCATGGGCGAGTCCGCAGTACTCGCCGCGGCAGTAGACGACGATCTCGGTGCCCCCGGGCAGCTCGTCGATCCGGTCGGCCAACTCGCCGACCGGGATCGAGACGGCACCCGGGATGTGCCCGGCCCGGTACTCCTCCACCGGCCGCACGTCGAGCACCACGACGTCGCCGGCGCCGATCCGGTCCAGCAGCTCGTCGCGGGTGACCTCGGCGGCTCCGTCCCTGCCGAGGTAGGCGTCCCGGGCCGCGGGGACGGCCGTCTGGTGGCGGTCGGCGACCTTGCGCAGGAGGGCGAAGAGCCGGGCCACGTCGTCCCCGGCGAGCCGGTAGTGGATGCGTACGCCCTCGCGGCGGGTCGCGACGAACCCGGCCTGCTTGAGCGTCTGCAGGTGCGCCGAGGCCGTCGTCAGGTTCAGCCCGGCCGCCCTGGCCAGCGCCTCCACGGTGCGCTCGCCCTGGGCCAGCAGGTCCAGCAGCTCCAGGCGTTTTCCGCTGGCCAGCGCCTTGCCGCTGGCTGCGAACGCGTCGTAGAGCTGTGCCTTGGCCCCGGGGGCGGGGGGCTCCGCCATGAATTCCTCCATGAATCCATGGAGGATTGTAGAGGAGATCCGCCGCCGTGGTCACACCCCCTTCCCGGAAGGGCGGGCCGCCGCCCCGGCGGGCGCCCCGCCCTTCCGGGAACCGCCGTCGGAGGTCCCCGCCGCGGGACCGGGCGGGCACCGCCCCGCGTGTCGCACCCCCGTACCGGGGCACTCGGCCCGCATGGGTACGCACCGTCCGCCCCTCCCCGCCCTCGCCCCCGCCGACGTGCGCGGACCGGCGCGGGAGGCCCCGCCCCACGGTGGGCCGGCCCTCCCGGAGGGCGGTCCGGCCCGGAGCGTCCCGGGCCCGTCCACCCGCCCGGGGGCGCGTCCGCCCGCGGGCACCGTCCCCTCGGGTGCGCCGCCGTTTGCCTCCGCCCGCGAGGGGCACCGGTCGGGGGCATCCCCAGAGCCACGGCCCCTACGAAGGAGGCACCCGGTGAAGTACGTCAAGTCCGCCCTCGCGGTGGCGGTCATCGGCATGGGGGCCGTCGCGGCCCGCCGGACCCGGTCGCGGACGGCTGCCGGCGACGCCGCCTCCCGGTGGCTGACCGTCACGATCAACCGCGCGCCGACGGACGTCATGCCCGGCGGCGCCCTGCCCGAGCCCCTGGACCGGATGGCCGAACGGCTGGAGGCCCGTGTGCGGCCCGCCCCCGGGGACCGGGGCACGGAGCTCGCGGTACGCCTGAGGGACGCCCCTTCCGACGCGGAGACGTCCCTTCCCGGACGCCTGGCGGGCCGGGACCCCCGCCAGGAGGTGCGGACCGCCCTGCGGGAGGCCAAGGCGCTCCTGGAGGCGGAGGAGGTCATGCTGCCGGACGCTCCCCCCACCACGAGGGACACCCCGGTCGGCAAGGTCATCGACATGGTCGCCCGCCGGTCGGGCGGGGAAGGAGTGCTGTGAAGGCACTGTGCTGGCAAGGCGTGAACAGGCTGTCGGTCGAGCAGGTGCCGGACCCGGAGCTGCGCAACGACCAGGACGTCATCGTCCGGCTCGTCGCCGGCACGACGTGCGGGTCCGACCTGCACCTGATCGGCGGCTACATCCCCGCGATGCGGGCCGGTGACGTCATCGGCCACGAGTTCCTCGGCGAGGTCGTGGAGACCGGGCGCGCGGTACGGCGCCACAAGGTCGGCGACCGGGTCGTGGTCGCCTCCTTCGTCGGCTGCGGACGCTGCTGGTACTGCGTCAACGACCTGTGGTCCCTGTGCGACAATACCAACACCAACCCCGGCATCGGCCAAGCCCTGTTCGGTTACGAGTCCGGCGGCATCTTCGGCTACTCGCACGCCATGGGCGGCCTGCGCGGCAGCCACGCCGAGTACGTCCGCGTCCCCTTCGCCGACTACGGGGCCTTCCCGGTCCCCGACGGGGTCGACGACGTCAGCGCCCTGTTCGCCTCGGACTCCGTGCCTACCGGCTGGATGGGCGCCGACCTCGGCGGCGTCAAGCCGGGCGACGTCGTCGCGGTGTGGGGCTGCGGAGCCGTCGGCCAGATGGCGGCACGGGCCGCGGTCCTGCTGGGCGCCGAACGGGTGATCTGCATCGACCGCCTCCCGGAGCGGCTGGCCATGACCGAGCGCCACGTCGGCTGCGAGACGCTGGACTACACCACCGACGACGTGGCCGCGGAGCTGCGCGAGCGGACCGGCGGCCGCGGACCGGACGTGTGCATCGAAGCGGTCGGGATGGAGGCCCACAGCCACGGGCCGATGCACCTGTACGACCAGGTCAAGCAGCAGATGCGCCTTCAGACCGACCGGCCGACCGCCGTCCGCGAGGCCGTCCACGCCTGCCGCAAGGGCGGCAGCGTGTTCGTCCTCGGCGTGTTCGCGGGGGTAGTGGACAAGTTCCCCCTGGGCGCGGTCGTCAACAAGGGCCTCACCCTGCGCGCCGCACAGCAGCACGGGCAGCGGTACATCCCGATGCTCCTCGACCGCATGGCCGGGGAGAGATCACCACCGCGCACCTGGCCACCCACGTCATGCCCCTCGACCGGGCCGTGGAGGGCTACGACATGTTCAAGGAGAAGACCGACGGCTGCGTCCGCGCCGTCTTCACCGGTCCGGGCCACACCGGCTGACCGGCTGACCGGCTGACCGGCTGACCGCGGAGCCGTGCCCCCGGACCCCCGGGCCGCGGGGCACCTGCCGTCCCGGCTTCCGGGGCCCTGGGCGGAGGCGGATGGGCTGCTGACGGACGGCCGGAAGCCGTCGCCGCCGGCCCTCCCGGTGGCGGGTGGGGGCCGTTTCGGAGCACGAGCCCCTTCCACCCGGTCACCGATCGGGTGACGGTGCCGTGAGACGCCGCAGGTCAGCGGCCTGAAACTGTCCCACGAGCAGCCAAGTTGGAAAGACTCGCTCCGAAGCGGCCCCCGCCCGCTTCCGGTTCGCCCGTGCCCTGCGGACGGCGGCCCGGACGTCCGCCCGCCCGGAAGCGCGTCCGGGCCGCCGGCAGCGGTACCTGCCGCCCGCCCGGAAGCGGTGGCGGCGTTCCGCGCCTCGCGGCGCGCCACCCCGCGGCCCGGGCGACGTCCCTGCGCCGAACCACCGGATCACCGGATCACCGACCCGGCGGACCACCGAACCGGTAAACCGGCGAACCGCGCATTCGCGATGCGGCACGCCGGTTCGCCGGAATCCCCGGCCCTTACCGCGGCGCGGCGTTTCACCGGCGGTTCTCCGCGTTCACCCTTCACCCGGCATTCACCCGACACGGGCCGTGGCCCATTCGGGCCACGGAGCTTGCGGGGGGTGGACCACGGTGTGAGAGTGGCGCTCGGATTCATCCGGGCAGTGCGGTTCCCGCAGAGCGCGACGCGAACATCCCTGCCGTTCGAGCAGAAGCACGGGAGAGTGATCAGGATGGCCCAGGAGGAACGCGACCTCAACATCGAAGCCGACCTCGACGCTGCCACCATGTCGCAGCTCCAGGACGTCAAGAACATGGTCCTGCGCGAAATCGCCCTCCGCGTCAAGGGCAAGGAGAACGACGACATGGACCCCCGCTACGACTCCCACAGCAGTTACCACGCGAAGAACGGGGCACCCCAGCAGTAGCCGCCGGCCTCCTCCCCCCCCGCCGCGCCCCCGCGAAGAAACCGCTCGCCATCCGAAAGGCCCGGGAAAAGAATGGCCGCAACCGGGGTAACCGGCCCCTGCGTGAATCTCGTCGTGTTCAAAGTGGTGCAGCGCTGCAACCTGGACTGTTCGTACTGCTACGTCTACAACCGCGGCGACGACTCCTGGCGCACCCGCCCCACCTATGTGAGCGAGAAGGTGGTGAGGGCTCTCGGCCGGCGGATCGCCGAGCACTGCGGGAGGCACGCCCTCAAGGGCTTCACGGTCGAACTGCACGGCGGCGAACCGCTGCTGCTGGGCAAGGACCGGATGCGGCGCGTGCTCGACACCCTGAGGTCCGAGTGCGCGTCCGTCAGCCTGCACTTCGCCATGCAGACCAACGGCCTGCTCCTGGACGAGGAGTGGCTGGACCTGTTCGGCGACTACGGGGTCTCGTTCGGGATCAGCCTCGACGGACCGCCCGAGATCGCCGACCGGTACCGGACCAAGCGGGGCGGCGGCGGCTCGACGCGGGAGCTGCTCCGAACGATCGCCGGGCTGCGGAAGACGCGGGGGGCCGTGTTCGACGAACTCTTCGGCGGCTGCCTGGCCGTGATCGACCCGTCCTGCGACGGGGCCGGTCTCGTGGACTGGTTCGTCGAGAACGGATTCGGCACGTTCGACTTCCTCCTCCCCGACGGGAACCGGGCCAATCCGCCGCACGGCTGGACGGGAAGCAGCGCCCCCTACCGTCGGTTCCTGATCGAGGCGTTCGACCGGTGGTACACCCTGGGTGACCGGGCGCCGCGGATCCGCACGTTCGAGCAGATGATGATGGGGCGCATGGGGCGGAAGGTGCGCCTCGACGCCCTGGGGGAGATCTGCGGTACCTGTGCGTCGTCGAGTCGGACGGCTCGATCGGCGTGAACGACGTGGCCCGGATCTGCGGCGGGGAGTACTCGCAGGACATCCTCAACATCTTCGACCACCCCCTCGACCGGCACGTCGTGCAGTACCGGATCGAAGAGGTCCAGCGCCCTGCGGGCGACTGCCTGGCCTGCCCGCAGTTCCCGAGCTGCGGCGGCGGTCACCTGCCCCACCGGTTCGACGGGGAAGGCTTCGACAATCCGTCGCTGTACTGCGAAGCCCTCTTCGGCCTCTCGGAGCGGATCCACCGGGTCCTGCTCGAGGACCTTCCGCCCGAGGTCTGGCGCAAGCGCTCGACCGTCCCGGCCGCCACCCGCACCATGGAGACACAGGATGCCGTCAGACAGTGACTGGGCGAAGCACTTCAGCCTGCCCCGGGACGGTTTCGACAGCAGCTGGCTGGACGCCGTCGTCGTCACCCAGGGACAGGCCATGGCGTCCATGCTCGTCCGGGACCACGGAGTGGACCTGGCCGCCGCCAGCAAGGGGCTGGTCGACTTCATCGAGCTCTGGACCACGGCCCCCGAAACGTTCGAGAACCTCTGGGGTCCCTGCCTCGGCCAGTTGCAGAGCGTTCGGGAACTGGGACGGCCGAGCCCCGTCGAGGCCGCCGTCCAGTTGGCCACGCGGCTCACCGAGGTGGGACGGCCGGGCTCCTGGGCCGCGGACCTGCCCTCCGCACCCCTCCGGCTGGGCCCCTGGCTCATGGAGGCGGTGCGCGTGGAGGTGTCCGGGGACGAACGCCGGGTGCTCGTGCGGACCCCGGACGGGGCGGTGGGGTCCGCGTGGTGGGACCCGGCGTCCGGCGGATGGGACGCTCGGGGGGCGCAGCGGCTCACCGCGGTCGGGATCGGCCGCGACGTCCTGCTGCTTCCCGAGCACGGGATCCCGTACGGGGACGGCGGGGACGTCTTCGGCGGTGTGCGGCCTCTGGCGTCCGTCGGCCCTCCGGTCGTCGAGTCGATCGACGAGGCGTTCGGGATCCTGGCGGCTTCCTCCCCGGAATACCTGGAATGGGTGGAACGGGTTCTGCGGCACCTCGTCGTCTGCGCGCCCAAGCCGGGGTTCCGCGTCGTCAGCGGAAGCAACCTGCACGCACCGGGCACGGTCCACCTGTGCCACCCGCTGACGCCGACGGAGATCGCCGAGGTACTGGTGCACGAGTGCGCCCACCAGTACTTCTACATCCTCGCGCGGGTGGGGCCCGTCGACGACGGAAGTGACGGGAGGCTGTACTGGTCGCCGCCCGTCCGGAAGGAACGGCCGCTGTCCCGCGTGCTCATGGCCTACCACGCCCTGGCGAACGTCCGCCTGTTCTACGAAGCGGTCCGGGTGGGCGGCGGCCCCGGGGAGGCGTACGTCGAGGAGAACCGGCCCGCCCTGACGGAGGCGATCCGCCTGCTGGACGAGCCCCTGCGCGGCAACCGGGCGCTCACGCCCCTGGGGAGGGCCCTGTACGAACCGCTGGCGGAGCGGCTGGCCCTGCTCGGCGGCTGAGTCCCCCGCCCCGGGCGCGGACGGCGGGGGTCCGCCGCGCGGGCCTCCCGGCCCGTGCCTGTTCCGGGCGGAAGGGGTTCAGTGCTCGCAGAGGGAGAATTCCCGTTCGTAGAGCTGCTCGTTGTGCTCGTCGACGGAGAATGTGCGTTCCTGCATCAGCTGTTCGCGGTATTCCCCGGCCTGCTCAAGCGTCATGGTCGAGGTGTCGGACCACGGCTGCTGCGGTGGCACGTCGGACGTCGAGACGATCCTCTCCACCGGGTCGACCAGGAAGAACGCGAGGATCTTGCGGTGCCCCGGTCGGGTGGGGTCCACGAGGCGGAACGAGCCGACGCGGTGCTGCAGGATGTTCGGGAACGCCGGGCA from Streptomyces sp. MRC013 includes the following:
- a CDS encoding HEXXH motif-containing putative peptide modification protein, giving the protein MPSDSDWAKHFSLPRDGFDSSWLDAVVVTQGQAMASMLVRDHGVDLAAASKGLVDFIELWTTAPETFENLWGPCLGQLQSVRELGRPSPVEAAVQLATRLTEVGRPGSWAADLPSAPLRLGPWLMEAVRVEVSGDERRVLVRTPDGAVGSAWWDPASGGWDARGAQRLTAVGIGRDVLLLPEHGIPYGDGGDVFGGVRPLASVGPPVVESIDEAFGILAASSPEYLEWVERVLRHLVVCAPKPGFRVVSGSNLHAPGTVHLCHPLTPTEIAEVLVHECAHQYFYILARVGPVDDGSDGRLYWSPPVRKERPLSRVLMAYHALANVRLFYEAVRVGGGPGEAYVEENRPALTEAIRLLDEPLRGNRALTPLGRALYEPLAERLALLGG
- a CDS encoding zinc-dependent alcohol dehydrogenase, producing the protein MKALCWQGVNRLSVEQVPDPELRNDQDVIVRLVAGTTCGSDLHLIGGYIPAMRAGDVIGHEFLGEVVETGRAVRRHKVGDRVVVASFVGCGRCWYCVNDLWSLCDNTNTNPGIGQALFGYESGGIFGYSHAMGGLRGSHAEYVRVPFADYGAFPVPDGVDDVSALFASDSVPTGWMGADLGGVKPGDVVAVWGCGAVGQMAARAAVLLGAERVICIDRLPERLAMTERHVGCETLDYTTDDVAAELRERTGGRGPDVCIEAVGMEAHSHGPMHLYDQVKQQMRLQTDRPTAVREAVHACRKGGSVFVLGVFAGVVDKFPLGAVVNKGLTLRAAQQHGQRYIPMLLDRMAGERSPPRTWPPTSCPSTGPWRATTCSRRRPTAASAPSSPVRATPADRLTG
- a CDS encoding metalloregulator ArsR/SmtB family transcription factor: MEEFMAEPPAPGAKAQLYDAFAASGKALASGKRLELLDLLAQGERTVEALARAAGLNLTTASAHLQTLKQAGFVATRREGVRIHYRLAGDDVARLFALLRKVADRHQTAVPAARDAYLGRDGAAEVTRDELLDRIGAGDVVVLDVRPVEEYRAGHIPGAVSIPVGELADRIDELPGGTEIVVYCRGEYCGLAHDAVRLLADRGRRAIRLSDGMLEWRLSELPVDAAGRP